The window ttttatgtTCTCATTATTATGCCtggattgttttatttctagCCAATAAGAAACTATCCAACATCACTCAAAAATTGGGGAAAGTTAACATATAAATTGTATGTAAGAAGATAGGGAGACTCATAactagtttttataatttaagtgCCTCAAGAGAATATCAAATGTCCCTATCTGACTTCTGTAGTATGCCTGAATTCACCACCAGCTTTCTTTCTTCAGATCATGCCACCAGCTCTCACTTTGCAACACATCGTGAAGGGTCCCTTCAAGTTCCTGTTCCATGTGCTGTACTGAATGTGGTCATCATCACTGTTTTAATCATGGCTCTCATTGCTTTATCAGGTAGGTCTGCACTTCATGAATTCATTGAGTCTCTTTGCTGTAAGCATTCATGCCCAGCTGAAATCACCAGGAATCACTCGATCCAATTAATCAGAAATTCTGATTAATTTAGGATCATCCCATACATCATACATGGCTGATTATTtagtaaaaaaatgttaaatataattccAAGTTCCTTGGATACTTAATATAATACTTTTGAGTTTTCGAGAGcttctttataactttttaaattgtctATGACTTATACATTACTgtgggaggaagtgacatttgagcaaacaTTTAAATCTGGAATGAAAGGGGCTGATTTAGATTctacataaattaatatttatgtttgaaagaaaatgtggGCTTCACATTCCTTGTCGATAGACAAAATAATATCTAAGCCATAGATTAATCAGGATTTGGTCAGTCTCTTGTCTTTTACCTCAAAGGCCACAGAATGGTGGTTATGGATAATTAAGAATATAGCTATAAGCTCCTAGAGAGTTAATTGTCATATGGTATTCAAAACATACAGCTATACCAAAaatcatttgtgtattttacaaacATGAAATTTCACAATTTTATGAAACATCTGGAGCTACAAATCTTTCATCTCCCAATATAGTGTTTTATCTACTGTATCTTCAAATTCCTCCACTTCTGCATTCAGATTCTAAACCTTACTTAGAATTTATAATGCACTTTACCCTTTCTAGTCAAAaggtatttttaagatttttctattttcctaccACTTTCTGATATTATGGCCAAAGAGCCACCCTCTTTTTTCTTATACCTTGTACAATGACAGTTAGGCACAATGGCAGATCAGATAAGATGAGAACTTGCCTTCTTCTCTTCTCAGAATTTGCCTTCTTGCCTTTCATCCTTTACTTTGTTACCAAGCACAGCACAACATCTCCTGAACTAGGTTTGCATTCTGTGGGTATTTAGTTTCTTTTGTTactaaaacaaatgatttttctgtttacaGTCGGCCAATACAATTGTCCAGTCCAATATATGTCCTCAGTACCATCAAGCGGCCATGTTTCTTCATGCCCGGATGACTGGATTGGATACAAGAGAAAATGCTACTATATTTCCAATCTAACAAGGAGCTGGAGCTTAGCCCACAAATCTTGCCTCAAACATGGTGCTACTCTCGCTCTCTTTGATTCAGAAAAGGACATGGTAAGGTATTATTCAAAAATAGTTTCataaaatattgctattttatttttttagctactttgtggtttccttctgtttccttctaaGTGAAGACGTTGTACATGCCTTCCATGTAGGAATATTTAGTTACAGGAAGCCGTATGATCAGTCAAAATGAAGTCTCAATTTAATCTTGtaaatttgtttgaatatttacTTTCAAAGGCCAGATATCCAAATGAGTTGATCCTatatagaattaataaatgatgaGCTTAGCTACATTCTTCAGATGCAGCTTTTGAGAAACTGCTTTTGAAGATTTATTACATACGTCCCCAAAGGGATTGTTTAATACACATGTCCTTTCTGCTTTCTTCAAGATCTTTTTAAAACGATATGTGGGTAGAGCTGAACACTGGATTGGGCTGAAAAAAGAAGCTGAACAGACATGGAAGTGGTCAAATGGCAAAGAGTTTAATAACTGGTAAATTTCAAGATGTCTTTTATGCTCCCCAGGCTGGCAACTCAGGGAAaccactttcctttctttctgtcaaaGCACTGTTCAATACGAAGGTTGTGCTCTTTATAAGCAGATCTTTAATTACCTTTTTTGTATGCTTATACTCCTTGGAATTCTTTTAAGAAAGGATTTCATattatcattttgttctttttatctaTTTGGAATTCATACAATAAATGCTTCTAGTAATTTGATCTCAGCCAAATTTCATGTGAATAATAGACTCAGAAATATTCtagaaaaaatgatgatgatgcaAACAAAATCCAATATTTCAAATctcatatttatgttttactGATGAgctaatttttggaaaataatttcctCTTACTCTTTCCCAGTTCTCATCTCCACAAGGATAAAGAGcaatattctcttttcttttccttcaagaacaatatttttataCCTAATAAGAGGCTTCTATGAACCTGAGAAAAATCTTGCcctgaaattaaaaatgctgACTTTATTTTATTACCTGTAAttaaactacattttttaaagtttgaggaCACTTTATAAGTTTAGTATAAATCTTCGTCATCAGAAAACTCAGAGTTAAATTTCTAGCtattgaaatagttttattttaattactgatacagagaataaattcaGATCTCTAGAAAAGGAACTCTTAATATGTGTCTTATGGTACCCTCTCCACAGATGAGCTTCAGGGGCCATAATCCCCCTAAAATTGTTGAATGTGTATACTTTCTGAGAATTGTTTCTTGAAGGGTTTGTGACCTCAAAAATGACCAAAATTCATTCCTCTGGAGGCATGCCAACCAAATAAATGGAGCTTTTCACTCTTAGTTTAGCTTTGCACCTTCCTTCCACATACTGTTCCTCTAGATCTTTGTCTACTTTTGTCCAGATTAATCTATGATCATTAGACTGGCAGACCTGCCTCATACATTCCtactcagcacacacacacacacacacacacacacacacacacacacacacacaatatgcaGAGGCCTCTGCCACCACAGTTTATTCTCATGTAACTAAAcgaaaatgaactgaaaataattctcagtttctttattattTGACAGGTTCAATCTTACAGGATCTGAGAACTGTGCATTTCTGAATAGCACAGAGGTCAGCAGTACAGAATGTGGAAAGAATTTACACTGGATATGTAGCAAACCCTTCAAATAATGAGGAATGAATCATTTGATTATAGAATACTATCATATGGAACTCaaggaaatttattttgatgGATGCTGCTCTATGGTCAGACGTTTTCCACAAAGACTTTGTGAAcaaactttgtattattttggaaattttcttccaaataagactgtggaaaaaagggagag of the Rhinolophus sinicus isolate RSC01 linkage group LG02, ASM3656204v1, whole genome shotgun sequence genome contains:
- the CD69 gene encoding early activation antigen CD69 gives rise to the protein MNSEDCSLTENSSLHLERGQQNHATSSHFATHREGSLQVPVPCAVLNVVIITVLIMALIALSVGQYNCPVQYMSSVPSSGHVSSCPDDWIGYKRKCYYISNLTRSWSLAHKSCLKHGATLALFDSEKDMIFLKRYVGRAEHWIGLKKEAEQTWKWSNGKEFNNWFNLTGSENCAFLNSTEVSSTECGKNLHWICSKPFK